One window from the genome of Anopheles merus strain MAF chromosome 3R, AmerM5.1, whole genome shotgun sequence encodes:
- the LOC121595518 gene encoding U4/U6.U5 tri-snRNP-associated protein 2: MAPAKESDSKSDVQSAPPIKKPKLEDVLDEEEEGNSGQQVQRRKQTVTDRSKQCPYLDTINRHLLDFDFEKLCSVSLTRINVYACLVCGKYFQGRGTNTHAYTHSVAESHHVFLNLSTLKFYCLPDNYEIIDSSLDDIKYVLDPVFTVRDIRSLDREDVKQSRTVDGTFYHPGVVGLNNIKANDYCNVILQALSHVKPIRDFFLMEKNYANIKRPPGDTAFTLVQRFGELLRKLWNPRNFKAHVSPHEMLQAVVLWSSKQFQITKQGDPIEFLSWFLHSLHKQLRGNKQPDSSVINRSFLGEMKIYTRKLPPTELDDVQKQLLLATDEYQEKVETSTFLYLTCDLPATPLFIDELRENIIPQVNLYQLLAKFNSISEKEYKTYKDNFLKRFEITRLPKYVILYIKRFTKNTFFLEKNPTIVNFPVKNVDFGDILTEDNKKTHRYTKYNLVANIVHDGEPNSGTYRCHILQKSTNQWYEMQDLHVTNILPQMITLTEAYIQIYELQESDET, translated from the exons ATGGCTCCAGCGAAAGAAAGTGACTCGAAAAGCG ATGTGCAATCGGCACCACCGATAAAGAAGCCCAAACTGGAGGATGTCCTCGACGAGGAAGAGGAGGGCAACAGTGGCCAACAGGTCCAGCGGCGAAAGCAAACCGTTACCGATCGCTCCAAGCAGTGCCCCTACCTGGACACCATCAATCGGCATCTGCTTGACTTTGACTTTGAGAAGCTGTGCTCGGTGTCACTGACCCGCATCAACGTGTACGCCTGTCTGGTGTGCGGCAAATACTTCCAGGGCCGCGGGACCAACACCCACGCGTACACCCACTCGGTGGCGGAATCGCACCACGTGTTTTTGAACTTATCCACGCTCAAGTTTTACTGTCTGCCGGACAATTACGAGATCATCGATTCCTCCCTAGACGACATCAAGTACGTGCTGGATCCGGTGTTTACCGTGCGTGACATCCGCTCCCTCGACCGGGAGGACGTGAAGCAGTCGCGGACGGTCGACGGTACGTTCTACCATCCCGGTGTGGTGGGGCTGAACAACATCAAGGCGAACGATTACTGCAACGTGATCCTCCAGGCCCTGTCGCACGTGAAGCCGATCCGTGACTTTTTCCTGATGGAGAAGAACTACGCCAACATTAAGCGGCCGCCGGGCGACACGGCCTTCACGCTGGTGCAGCGGTTCGGTGAGCTGCTGCGCAAGCTGTGGAATCCGCGCAACTTCAAGGCGCACGTGTCGCCGCACGAGATGCTGCAGGCGGTCGTACTGTGGAGTAGCAAGCAGTTCCAGATCACCAAGCAGGGCGATCCGATCGAGTTTCTTTCCTGGTTTCTGCACAGTTTGCACAAGCAGCTGCGCGGCAACAAGCAGCCCGATTCGTCCGTCATAAATCGTAGCTTTTTGGGAGAGATGAAAATTTACACCCGCAAGCTGCCGCCGACCGAGCTGGACGATGTGCagaagcagctgctgcttgCGACGGACGAGTATCAGGAAAAGGTGGAAACGTCCACGTTTCTCTATCTGACGTGCGATTTGCCCGCGACGCCACTGTTTATCGATGAGCTGCGGGAAAACATCATTCCGCAGGTGAACCTATACCAGCTGCTGGCCAAGTTTAACTCAATCTCGGAGAAGGAGTACAAAACGTACAAGGATAACTTTCTGAAGCGGTTCGAAATCACGCGCCTGCCCAAGTATGTCATCCTGTACATTAAGCGGTTCACCAAGAATACGTTCTTCTTGGAGAAGAATCCTACCATCGTTAACTTCCCGGTCAA AAATGTCGATTTCGGTGACATTCTCACGGAGGATAACAAGAAAACGCATCGCTACACCAAGTACAACCTGGTGGCGAACATCGTGCACGACGGCGAACCGAACTCTGGCACGTACCGGTGCCACATCCTGCAGAAAAGCACCAACCAGTGGTACGAGATGCAGGATCTGCACGTCACCAACATCCTGCCGCAGATGATCACGCTGACCGAGGCGTACATTCAGATCTACGAGCTGCAGGAAAGCGACGAAACGTAG